In Chroogloeocystis siderophila 5.2 s.c.1, one DNA window encodes the following:
- a CDS encoding SDR family oxidoreductase: MASIQDQIVLITGASSGIGAACARAFAQGGAKLVLVARRLERLEELAQELKQYGTQVYCLQLDVCDRTFVKSALRSLPEPWHNIDILINNAGLSRGLDKFYTADIQDWEEMIDTNIKGLLYITRLLAPKMVERGRGHIINIGSIAGHQTYPGGNVYCATKAAVKALSEGMKMDLLGTPVRVTSVDPGMVKTEFSQVRFHGDVERANKVYQGITPLSAEDVAEIVYFCTTRPPHVNISELIVLATDQASATLVHRYTE; this comes from the coding sequence ATGGCTTCAATTCAAGACCAAATTGTACTCATTACAGGAGCAAGTAGTGGTATTGGGGCAGCTTGTGCTAGAGCATTTGCGCAAGGAGGAGCCAAATTAGTACTCGTAGCCCGTCGTTTAGAACGCTTAGAAGAACTAGCCCAAGAATTAAAGCAATATGGTACTCAAGTTTATTGCTTGCAATTAGATGTGTGCGATCGCACCTTTGTCAAATCAGCACTGCGATCGCTTCCTGAACCTTGGCACAACATAGATATCTTAATTAACAACGCAGGTTTAAGCCGAGGCTTAGACAAATTCTACACAGCCGATATTCAAGATTGGGAAGAAATGATTGATACGAATATCAAAGGCTTGCTCTACATAACGCGCTTGCTTGCTCCCAAAATGGTCGAGCGTGGGCGTGGACATATTATTAACATTGGTTCCATTGCAGGACATCAAACTTATCCTGGTGGCAATGTCTATTGTGCAACTAAAGCAGCAGTCAAAGCCCTCTCAGAAGGTATGAAAATGGATCTACTTGGTACTCCAGTGCGCGTGACTTCGGTAGATCCTGGGATGGTAAAAACTGAATTTAGTCAAGTTCGCTTTCATGGCGATGTCGAGCGAGCTAATAAAGTTTATCAAGGAATTACACCTCTGAGTGCCGAAGATGTTGCAGAAATCGTCTATTTCTGCACCACGCGTCCGCCACACGTTAATATTAGTGAATTAATCGTTCTAGCAACAGATCAAGCGAGTGCGACACTGGTTCATCGGTATACTGAGTAG
- a CDS encoding DUF6920 family protein produces the protein MLTTVYLSIGALGAIAFVVATLQLRQKQQLNQIWQSLETQPEGKYFTQEMIATLPAPVQRYFLHAITPGTPLATSVRLKMSGSLRMGQDQPWLPMQAEEIISVKGFVWQATIGHGLLQFKGADSYANGIARVQFALWGLLPLINAHNPNITRSSMGRLVAEYIWLPSVLLPQNGVTWQAIDENTIQASLKANGEPVTLTLTIDTNGKPIKLSFPRWSDLAKDIDWTYIPMGGEFPAEHNFGGYTIPSQVILGYWFGTDQYYESFHGTLEQVEFLGISKEVPSYQMTTSPIL, from the coding sequence ATGTTAACTACAGTTTATTTGAGTATCGGTGCCTTAGGAGCGATCGCATTTGTTGTTGCGACTTTGCAACTCAGACAAAAACAACAGCTAAACCAAATTTGGCAATCGCTAGAAACTCAACCAGAAGGTAAGTATTTTACCCAAGAAATGATTGCAACCTTACCTGCACCCGTACAGCGCTACTTTTTACACGCTATAACTCCAGGAACACCCCTTGCAACTTCCGTACGTCTCAAAATGAGTGGTAGCTTGAGAATGGGGCAAGATCAACCTTGGCTACCAATGCAAGCCGAAGAAATTATTTCAGTGAAAGGCTTTGTTTGGCAAGCAACAATTGGTCATGGTTTGTTGCAATTTAAAGGAGCTGATTCCTATGCTAATGGTATAGCCAGAGTGCAATTTGCACTCTGGGGACTTTTACCCCTGATCAATGCGCATAATCCTAACATCACTCGCTCTAGCATGGGGCGATTAGTAGCAGAATATATCTGGCTACCTTCAGTCTTACTTCCCCAAAATGGTGTAACTTGGCAAGCAATTGACGAAAACACAATTCAAGCAAGTTTAAAAGCTAACGGCGAACCAGTGACGCTAACTTTAACAATTGATACTAACGGTAAGCCCATAAAACTTTCTTTCCCACGTTGGAGCGATCTTGCAAAAGATATTGATTGGACTTACATTCCTATGGGTGGTGAATTTCCAGCAGAACACAACTTCGGTGGTTATACCATTCCTTCACAAGTCATTCTAGGTTATTGGTTTGGTACAGACCAATATTATGAATCTTTCCACGGCACACTTGAACAAGTTGAGTTTTTAGGAATATCAAAGGAAGTGCCGTCATATCAAATGACTACATCACCAATTCTCTAA
- a CDS encoding alpha-amylase family glycosyl hydrolase, whose product MKLLIFEGSSEKLHRDLVDKLGARELADGVVEFGLFLPWVSASDVYQLWLKIIHEKDQFLQDIPPHEFELTHSVDAEHGDYWSVKVDIKSEAFIQRKHPKLTWGSEDKYVYRYCLRHRDRIEIDWIIDPFAREFGVGKLSAFTLGYQPYEWSIEENEWKTPALHDLILYELMITEFGGDIDGAIAQLDYLANLGINCIEVMPVSHVGMTVDWGFLPIGYFGVDERFGNRKDLQRFIDAAHQRKIKDCGNFRRSLWSY is encoded by the coding sequence ATGAAGTTGCTTATTTTTGAAGGATCTTCCGAAAAACTGCATAGAGATTTGGTAGATAAGCTAGGCGCTAGAGAACTTGCTGATGGCGTTGTCGAATTTGGGTTGTTTCTTCCTTGGGTATCTGCGAGTGACGTATATCAACTGTGGTTAAAAATTATTCACGAGAAAGATCAGTTTCTCCAAGATATTCCTCCGCATGAGTTTGAATTAACACATTCAGTTGATGCAGAACACGGTGATTATTGGTCGGTTAAAGTCGATATTAAAAGCGAGGCGTTTATACAAAGAAAACATCCGAAATTAACGTGGGGAAGCGAAGATAAATATGTTTATCGCTACTGCTTAAGACATCGCGATCGCATAGAAATCGACTGGATTATTGATCCTTTCGCTAGAGAATTTGGCGTTGGTAAACTTTCTGCATTTACACTAGGATATCAACCTTACGAATGGAGTATAGAAGAAAATGAGTGGAAAACTCCAGCCTTGCATGATTTGATTCTGTATGAACTCATGATTACCGAGTTTGGCGGTGATATTGATGGTGCGATCGCACAGCTTGATTATCTAGCCAATTTAGGTATTAATTGTATCGAAGTCATGCCAGTTTCTCATGTCGGTATGACAGTTGATTGGGGATTTTTACCGATTGGTTACTTTGGAGTCGATGAAAGATTTGGTAATCGCAAAGATTTACAACGATTCATCGATGCTGCACATCAAAGAAAGATTAAAGATTGCGGTAATTTTAGACGCAGTTTATGGTCATACTAG
- the pip gene encoding prolyl aminopeptidase — MRELYPLVAPYNEGNLKVSDLHTIYYEESGNPQGKPVVLLHGGPGGGCPPFYRQYFHPEKWRVVMFDQRGCGRSTPHAELRENTTWDLVSDIEKLREHLKIERWAVFGGSWGSTLSLAYSQTHPERCTELILRGIFLLRQKELYWFYQDGASNIFPDAWEEYVKPIPESERNNFLVAYYKRLTSSDAQTRLKAARAWSIWEASTSRLYPDPNLIQTFGESNFADAFARIECHYFINKGFFDSEEQLLLNVSRIRHIPAVIVQGRYDVVCPMISAWELHQAWQEAEFIVVPDAGHSMSEPGIRSALIAATDKFVEH; from the coding sequence ATGCGAGAACTTTACCCACTCGTTGCACCTTACAACGAAGGAAACTTAAAGGTTTCTGACTTGCATACGATTTACTACGAAGAGTCAGGTAATCCCCAGGGTAAGCCTGTAGTTCTACTTCATGGAGGACCTGGGGGCGGGTGTCCGCCATTTTATCGCCAATATTTTCACCCTGAAAAGTGGCGAGTTGTCATGTTCGATCAGCGTGGTTGTGGTAGAAGCACGCCCCATGCAGAACTGCGTGAAAATACAACGTGGGATTTAGTCAGTGATATTGAAAAATTACGCGAACACTTAAAAATCGAGCGCTGGGCGGTTTTTGGTGGTAGCTGGGGAAGTACTTTATCTTTAGCTTACAGCCAAACGCATCCTGAACGTTGTACAGAACTTATTCTTCGTGGGATTTTTTTGTTACGTCAAAAAGAATTGTACTGGTTTTATCAAGACGGTGCGAGTAACATTTTTCCTGATGCTTGGGAAGAATACGTTAAACCAATTCCTGAATCTGAACGCAATAATTTTCTTGTTGCTTACTACAAGCGCTTGACGAGTTCTGATGCGCAAACGCGGCTCAAAGCAGCCCGTGCGTGGTCAATATGGGAAGCAAGTACAAGTAGATTATATCCTGATCCGAATTTGATTCAAACTTTTGGGGAAAGTAATTTTGCAGACGCTTTTGCCCGAATTGAATGCCATTATTTCATTAACAAAGGTTTTTTTGATTCTGAAGAGCAACTGCTACTCAATGTCAGTCGAATTCGTCACATTCCCGCTGTGATTGTTCAAGGACGCTATGATGTTGTGTGTCCGATGATTTCAGCATGGGAGTTACACCAGGCTTGGCAAGAGGCAGAATTTATTGTTGTTCCTGATGCAGGACATTCGATGAGCGAACCAGGAATTCGCAGTGCTTTAATTGCAGCAACAGATAAATTTGTAGAACATTAG
- a CDS encoding FdhF/YdeP family oxidoreductase, with product MDTNAQSQPPFNETNEDTPEIGGGLPVIEYWAKHTLSPEGSKLWKTLFHHSACLSCSWGTGGQKGGFTNEVGEKLQRCMKSVEAISAEIQPPVPKHFFETHSIAALQQLSSLEADRLGRLSFPVILRAGSSHYDRISWDEIYAIATTAFQKPPERVASYSSGRGSNEAAFLLQLMLRTLGSNNLADCSDLCHAPSTTALKAMFGTNTSIVSLESLKQADCVVLAGANSAYNHPRLMNELIKIRDRGGKVIVINPVMEIGLVKFGSPAFPVKSLIPGSEIASLYLQPIPGSDVALFVGIQKALIEKGYIDQAFLQAHAEGWEAVIEDARSLSWETITATCGVSQSEIETAATIIGTSKNAVFGWAMGITQHTNGVDNVYSIANTALISGQIGKMGAGVMPVRGHSNVQGFGSMGVTVKLKEEIKQALEQLLGRSLNLPQGYHTRDLIEAADAGKVDTLICVGGNLYGANPDSTQAKRALGNIDTIIYLATKPNIGHFHGLAKTNTIIIPVLNRFENPHKTTVESGNNFVRLNDEGKTHLKNADLISEVEFLTELAHRLLSDYPVEWRKMQDTRYVRQLIARTIPGYEKIATIDDTKEEFTISGRIVTEPRFKTPSGKAKMFATPLPKLILPAPQDFGVESDNCLVLALMTGRSYSQHNTVVYKIGDRYRGMPHRHCILMNRIDAEKINLAQGDHVTVQGDAGRLDNIEVIYGAVREGAALMFYPEVNVIFKAKTEARSGTPAYKRVPVVVYPN from the coding sequence ATGGATACCAACGCACAATCCCAACCGCCTTTTAATGAAACTAATGAGGATACACCGGAAATTGGTGGTGGGTTACCTGTAATTGAGTATTGGGCAAAGCATACGCTATCACCGGAAGGTTCAAAGCTGTGGAAAACGCTGTTTCATCATAGTGCTTGTTTATCCTGTTCTTGGGGTACAGGTGGGCAAAAGGGTGGATTTACGAACGAAGTCGGTGAAAAGTTGCAACGTTGTATGAAAAGTGTTGAAGCAATTTCAGCCGAAATTCAGCCTCCGGTTCCCAAACATTTTTTTGAAACGCATTCAATCGCCGCGCTGCAACAATTATCTTCGCTAGAAGCCGATCGCTTGGGAAGACTGAGTTTTCCGGTGATTTTGCGCGCGGGAAGTTCGCACTACGATCGCATTTCTTGGGATGAGATATATGCGATCGCTACCACCGCTTTTCAGAAACCACCCGAACGCGTTGCGTCTTATAGTTCGGGGCGTGGTTCTAATGAAGCGGCGTTTTTACTACAACTGATGCTGCGAACGCTCGGTTCTAATAATCTCGCAGATTGTTCAGATTTGTGTCATGCACCTTCCACAACCGCACTCAAAGCGATGTTTGGCACAAACACCTCAATTGTCAGCCTAGAAAGCTTGAAACAAGCAGATTGTGTAGTATTGGCAGGCGCAAATTCTGCATATAATCATCCTCGTTTGATGAATGAGTTGATTAAAATACGCGATCGCGGTGGTAAAGTCATTGTCATTAATCCGGTGATGGAAATCGGGTTAGTGAAATTTGGTTCGCCTGCATTTCCTGTCAAATCTTTGATTCCTGGTTCGGAAATTGCTTCGCTGTATCTTCAGCCGATTCCTGGTAGTGATGTCGCATTGTTTGTTGGTATCCAAAAAGCGTTAATTGAAAAAGGATACATCGATCAGGCGTTTCTCCAAGCACACGCTGAAGGATGGGAAGCTGTCATAGAAGACGCGCGATCGCTTTCTTGGGAAACTATCACCGCCACTTGTGGTGTCTCGCAATCAGAAATTGAAACAGCCGCAACAATCATTGGCACATCAAAGAATGCTGTCTTTGGTTGGGCAATGGGAATTACGCAACATACCAACGGCGTTGATAATGTTTATAGCATTGCAAACACGGCATTAATTAGCGGTCAAATTGGCAAAATGGGAGCCGGAGTGATGCCTGTACGCGGACATTCTAACGTGCAGGGCTTTGGTTCTATGGGTGTGACAGTCAAACTCAAAGAAGAAATTAAGCAGGCTTTAGAACAGCTTTTAGGGCGATCGCTCAACTTACCACAAGGCTATCATACCCGCGATCTCATCGAAGCCGCTGACGCAGGTAAGGTAGACACGCTGATTTGTGTTGGTGGTAATCTTTATGGTGCAAATCCTGACTCGACACAAGCAAAACGCGCGTTAGGCAATATCGACACCATAATTTATCTTGCTACTAAACCAAACATCGGACACTTTCACGGACTCGCAAAAACAAATACAATCATTATTCCTGTCCTCAATCGTTTTGAAAATCCGCACAAAACAACAGTTGAATCAGGTAACAACTTTGTGCGACTCAACGACGAAGGTAAAACGCATTTAAAAAATGCCGATCTAATTTCAGAAGTAGAGTTTTTAACCGAACTTGCACATCGATTACTCAGTGACTATCCTGTCGAGTGGCGTAAGATGCAAGATACGCGCTATGTACGGCAACTCATTGCTAGAACTATCCCAGGATACGAAAAAATTGCAACTATCGATGACACCAAGGAAGAATTTACTATTTCTGGGCGGATTGTTACCGAACCCCGCTTCAAAACTCCCTCAGGAAAGGCAAAAATGTTCGCAACACCACTGCCTAAACTTATCCTACCCGCACCCCAAGATTTTGGAGTTGAATCTGATAACTGTCTCGTTCTCGCATTGATGACAGGGCGCAGCTATTCACAACACAACACCGTTGTTTACAAAATTGGCGATCGCTATCGCGGAATGCCTCATCGCCACTGCATTCTGATGAACCGCATCGATGCTGAGAAAATAAATTTGGCACAAGGCGATCACGTTACGGTACAAGGTGACGCAGGTAGGTTAGACAACATAGAAGTCATTTACGGCGCAGTGCGAGAGGGCGCGGCGTTGATGTTTTATCCTGAAGTGAATGTTATCTTCAAGGCAAAAACCGAGGCGCGATCCGGTACACCTGCTTACAAGCGAGTGCCAGTGGTTGTTTATCCTAATTAG
- a CDS encoding SDR family NAD(P)-dependent oxidoreductase has protein sequence MNRVKDKVVIVTGGAAGIGKATCVLLAKEGAKVAVTDILNAEGKTLVEDIKNKGGKAAYWHLDVSQETQVEKVFTEVLQKWGKIDVLVNNAGISGVNKPTHEITEKEWNSLMAVNVNGVFFCTKYAIPAMINAGGGSIINFSSIYGLVGAADSPPYHASKGAVRLMSKTDALLYAKNHIRVNSVHPGFIWTPMVETFLKQQGDVETARQKLDSLHPIGHMGDSDDIAYGILYLASDESKFVTGAELVIDGGYTAQ, from the coding sequence ATGAATCGAGTCAAAGACAAAGTCGTTATTGTCACAGGTGGTGCAGCAGGTATCGGTAAAGCCACCTGCGTTTTATTAGCAAAAGAAGGCGCTAAAGTTGCAGTAACAGATATTTTGAACGCCGAAGGTAAAACGCTTGTAGAAGACATTAAAAACAAGGGTGGCAAAGCAGCATACTGGCATTTAGATGTTTCTCAAGAAACACAAGTCGAAAAAGTCTTCACAGAAGTTCTCCAGAAGTGGGGAAAAATTGATGTTTTAGTAAATAATGCTGGAATTTCTGGAGTTAACAAACCTACTCATGAGATTACAGAAAAAGAATGGAATTCTTTAATGGCAGTTAACGTCAATGGTGTTTTTTTCTGTACCAAATATGCAATTCCAGCAATGATAAATGCTGGCGGCGGCAGTATTATCAATTTTTCTTCAATTTATGGACTGGTTGGTGCGGCAGATAGTCCACCATATCATGCATCAAAAGGTGCAGTGCGGTTAATGAGTAAAACCGATGCCTTGTTATATGCCAAAAATCATATTCGTGTCAATTCAGTGCATCCTGGTTTTATTTGGACACCAATGGTAGAAACTTTTCTCAAACAGCAAGGTGATGTTGAGACTGCACGACAAAAGTTAGATAGTTTGCATCCGATAGGACATATGGGCGATTCAGATGATATTGCCTATGGTATTCTTTATCTAGCTTCTGACGAGTCTAAATTTGTGACAGGTGCAGAACTAGTCATTGATGGTGGTTACACAGCACAATAG
- the ilvC gene encoding ketol-acid reductoisomerase, which yields MARMYYDTDANLDLLAQKTIAIIGYGSQGHAHALNLKDSGMNVIVGLYPGSKSAAKAEAAGLKVHSVSDAAAAADFIMILLPDEVQKSVYKDEIEPNLAEGKVLAFAHGFNIHFGQVVPPANVDVVMIAPKGPGHLVRRTYEQGQGVPALFAVYQDASGQARDRAMAYAKGIGGTRGGILETTFREETETDLFGEQAVLCGGLSALIKAGFETLVAAGYQPELAYFECLHEVKLIVDLVVEGGLAKMRDSISNTAEYGDYTRGPRIVTEQTKAEMRKILQEIQAGQFAREFVLENQAGKPGFIAMRRQEAEHPIEEVGKDLRAMFSWMKKD from the coding sequence ATGGCTCGGATGTATTATGACACTGATGCCAACTTAGATCTTTTAGCACAAAAAACAATTGCCATTATTGGCTATGGTTCTCAGGGTCATGCCCATGCCTTAAATTTGAAAGACAGTGGCATGAATGTCATCGTTGGGCTGTATCCAGGTAGCAAGTCAGCAGCAAAAGCCGAAGCCGCAGGGTTGAAAGTTCATTCGGTGAGTGATGCAGCCGCAGCCGCAGATTTTATCATGATTTTGCTACCCGATGAAGTGCAAAAAAGTGTCTACAAAGACGAAATTGAACCGAATCTAGCTGAAGGCAAAGTTCTTGCTTTCGCACACGGATTCAACATTCACTTTGGTCAAGTTGTACCACCCGCCAATGTAGATGTGGTGATGATCGCCCCCAAAGGACCAGGACATTTAGTGCGGCGCACATACGAACAAGGACAAGGCGTACCTGCGTTATTTGCAGTGTATCAAGATGCCAGTGGTCAAGCACGCGATCGCGCCATGGCGTACGCAAAAGGTATCGGTGGAACTCGCGGCGGTATTCTTGAAACAACTTTCCGCGAAGAAACGGAAACCGATTTATTTGGCGAACAAGCGGTTCTTTGTGGTGGCTTGAGTGCATTAATTAAAGCCGGATTTGAAACACTCGTTGCAGCCGGATATCAACCTGAACTCGCGTATTTTGAATGTCTGCATGAAGTCAAATTGATTGTAGACTTAGTTGTAGAAGGCGGTTTAGCTAAAATGCGCGATAGCATTTCTAACACTGCTGAATACGGCGACTATACTCGCGGACCCAGAATCGTTACCGAACAAACCAAAGCAGAAATGCGCAAGATTCTTCAGGAAATTCAAGCAGGGCAATTTGCCCGTGAATTTGTCTTAGAAAATCAAGCGGGTAAACCTGGATTCATTGCGATGCGCCGTCAAGAAGCCGAACACCCAATTGAGGAAGTCGGTAAAGATCTACGCGCTATGTTCAGTTGGATGAAGAAAGATTAG
- a CDS encoding TldD/PmbA family protein, with amino-acid sequence MGSENLPQSSLAEQLLDLSTKAGAEVAEVYQSRSLSRPIFFEANRLKQLESTQAEGTALRLWRNGRPGLAVAYGSVEPQALVDRAIALSQLNEPETIEIESHSQPSYPDLGEAVSVEQLIDWGKQAIALIRDVYPEVLISAEWDSDVETTRLVNSLGLDCYYTDTTLGCYVSAEWVRGDDFLSVSDGQTERGSLQPEKIAQQIIQRLDWATENVASPTGRVPVLFTSKAADMIWGTLQAALNGKRVLEKASPWSDRIGKPVISPVLTLYQDPEAGPYSCPFDDEGTPTQRVVFIQNGILQHFYCDRTTGRQLNISSTGNGFRPGLGSYPTPGMFNLLIQPGSGSLLDLIRKLDDGIIVDQMLGGGGSISGDFSINVDLGYRVKHGQVLGRVKDTMVAGNVYTALKQLVALGGDADWNGSCYTPSVVVEGLSTTGRG; translated from the coding sequence ATGGGTTCTGAAAATTTGCCACAATCATCACTCGCAGAACAATTACTCGATCTCTCCACAAAAGCAGGGGCTGAGGTAGCTGAAGTGTATCAATCGCGATCGCTATCTCGACCGATTTTTTTTGAAGCGAATCGCCTCAAGCAGTTAGAAAGTACTCAAGCCGAAGGAACCGCATTGCGGTTGTGGCGCAACGGACGTCCAGGACTCGCGGTAGCTTATGGATCTGTGGAACCTCAAGCATTGGTAGATCGCGCGATCGCACTAAGTCAACTCAATGAACCTGAAACAATCGAAATTGAGAGTCATTCGCAACCTAGTTATCCTGACTTAGGCGAAGCAGTAAGTGTCGAACAACTCATCGACTGGGGAAAACAAGCGATCGCCCTAATTCGGGATGTTTACCCTGAAGTTTTGATTAGTGCTGAGTGGGATAGTGATGTTGAAACGACGCGATTAGTTAACTCGCTAGGTTTAGATTGCTACTACACTGATACGACGTTGGGGTGTTATGTATCCGCTGAGTGGGTACGTGGCGATGATTTTTTGAGTGTTTCTGACGGACAAACTGAACGCGGTAGCTTACAACCAGAAAAAATTGCGCAGCAAATTATCCAACGCCTTGACTGGGCAACAGAAAATGTCGCATCCCCCACAGGAAGAGTTCCTGTGTTATTTACCTCAAAAGCTGCGGATATGATATGGGGAACTTTACAAGCGGCGTTAAATGGCAAGCGAGTTCTGGAAAAGGCTTCGCCGTGGAGCGATCGCATCGGTAAACCTGTGATTTCTCCTGTACTCACTTTATATCAAGACCCTGAGGCGGGACCATATAGTTGTCCGTTTGACGATGAAGGTACGCCTACGCAACGGGTTGTATTTATTCAAAATGGTATTTTGCAACATTTTTACTGCGATCGCACCACCGGACGTCAACTAAATATCAGTAGTACAGGTAACGGCTTTCGCCCAGGGTTGGGAAGTTACCCCACACCAGGAATGTTTAACTTACTAATTCAGCCTGGTTCGGGTTCACTTCTTGACTTGATTCGCAAACTCGATGATGGAATCATTGTCGATCAAATGTTGGGTGGTGGTGGTAGCATCTCTGGCGACTTTTCCATCAATGTTGACTTAGGCTACCGCGTAAAACACGGTCAAGTTTTAGGACGCGTCAAAGATACGATGGTTGCGGGTAATGTTTACACAGCATTGAAACAATTAGTTGCACTGGGTGGCGATGCTGATTGGAACGGGAGTTGCTACACTCCGTCTGTTGTTGTTGAAGGATTATCAACTACAGGAAGAGGTTGA
- a CDS encoding GDSL-type esterase/lipase family protein — protein sequence MTRICFFGESFVNGTSDPECLGWTGRICAAACQQGHDITYYNLGVRRQTSTELKKRWLDEVSCRLSPEFDSKIVFSFGVNDTTLENGKTRVDCSTSIENLYHILGTAKQMFPVLMVGPPPTPEREQNNRIACLSAHYADVCQKLDIAYLDIFTQLQSSAIWFKEAAANDCYHPGAGGYTELANIVQSWSSWLSWF from the coding sequence ATGACACGCATCTGCTTTTTTGGTGAATCTTTTGTCAATGGTACGAGCGATCCTGAGTGTCTAGGTTGGACAGGAAGAATTTGTGCTGCGGCTTGTCAACAAGGACATGACATCACTTACTACAATTTAGGAGTTCGCAGGCAAACGAGTACAGAACTCAAAAAGCGCTGGTTAGACGAGGTAAGTTGTCGCCTGAGTCCAGAATTTGATAGCAAGATTGTATTTTCATTTGGCGTGAATGACACAACGCTAGAAAATGGTAAAACTCGTGTAGATTGTTCGACTTCTATTGAGAACTTATATCATATTCTTGGTACTGCAAAGCAAATGTTTCCTGTATTAATGGTAGGACCTCCACCAACGCCTGAGCGCGAACAAAACAATAGGATTGCGTGTTTATCTGCACACTATGCTGATGTTTGTCAAAAATTAGACATTGCATATTTAGATATTTTTACTCAGTTGCAATCTTCAGCGATTTGGTTCAAAGAAGCCGCAGCGAATGACTGCTATCACCCTGGTGCAGGCGGTTATACTGAACTTGCGAACATCGTCCAAAGCTGGTCTTCTTGGTTATCGTGGTTTTAG
- a CDS encoding Tab2/Atab2 family RNA-binding protein has product MGSIWEIDFYSRPILDENQKKIWEVLVCESLTDIRTKPDSLFRFAKYCPSTQVNSVWLRTALEEAIAQAGVSPVKFRFFRRQMNNMITKACEDLGIPAQPSRRTLALNQWLQQRMEEVYPQEPGYQAATNPSVRMEVPLPQRLPDALIGQQWAFVTLEAATFADMPEWEIGFGEAFPLEIAGVKAETKIPGVIVLSPRAMPLAGWMSGLELANIKFDSKETPQLLLETGVTESWILASFKDPQMIAEAKGFENAKQQANGVHFLAVQANPEVEAFAGFWLLQEPNLP; this is encoded by the coding sequence ATGGGCAGTATCTGGGAAATTGATTTCTACTCACGTCCAATTTTGGATGAGAACCAAAAAAAAATTTGGGAAGTTTTAGTATGCGAGAGTCTCACAGATATCCGTACCAAACCGGATTCGCTATTTCGCTTCGCTAAATATTGTCCGAGTACGCAGGTTAACTCAGTTTGGTTGCGCACTGCGTTAGAAGAAGCGATCGCACAAGCGGGAGTGTCTCCTGTCAAGTTTCGCTTCTTTCGTCGTCAGATGAACAATATGATTACGAAAGCTTGCGAAGATTTAGGAATTCCCGCGCAACCGAGTCGTCGGACATTGGCGTTAAATCAGTGGCTGCAACAACGCATGGAGGAAGTATACCCACAAGAACCAGGATATCAAGCCGCGACAAATCCTTCGGTACGTATGGAAGTGCCGCTACCGCAACGTTTACCCGATGCCTTAATCGGGCAACAATGGGCGTTTGTGACGCTAGAAGCTGCCACATTTGCCGATATGCCAGAGTGGGAAATTGGTTTTGGTGAAGCTTTTCCCCTAGAAATCGCAGGCGTCAAAGCTGAAACAAAAATTCCTGGAGTGATCGTGTTATCTCCTCGTGCTATGCCTTTAGCAGGGTGGATGTCGGGTTTGGAGTTAGCCAATATTAAGTTTGACAGCAAAGAAACACCGCAACTCCTCTTAGAAACTGGTGTGACGGAAAGCTGGATCTTGGCTAGTTTCAAAGATCCCCAGATGATTGCAGAAGCCAAAGGTTTTGAAAATGCTAAACAACAAGCTAACGGAGTTCACTTTTTGGCAGTCCAAGCGAACCCAGAGGTAGAAGCTTTTGCAGGATTTTGGCTATTACAAGAACCCAATCTGCCGTAA